The DNA sequence CAACTCTGACCGAATTTTTCGATAATCAAGTTTCCATCATTCCGATTGATAACCACCGCTTTTTTATCAAGCCGGAACTATGATACAAAGGGCGAATGCAGATCGGACGAAGATAGAAAATCTGTCTATGGCGACTTGTACCTAAGAACGTTTGCTATAAATTTCGTAGGAGATTGGGAGCCTAAACAATCTCAACTAACTAAAAACAACGGTACTAGGTACTGCACCCAACAAATGAGACACAAGAAAAACACTCCTGTTGAAATCTAGTAAACTAGAACTAGGAGCGTTTTTGTTATGGAAAAATCATTCACACGACCCAATCATAGGCTTGCAAAAACTTATCTGAGTGACCAGAGTCATTTTCTTTGTGGTGGGCCAACTTATAGGCAATGTCCAAACGAAGTAGGAACTCTGCCGAAAGTCCTGTCACCTGTTCCACCCGAACAGCCAGATCCGCCGTAAGAAATTTTTTACGATTCAGCAAATCAGATACATGTTTTTGAGAGACACCAATACGTTCAGCAAAATCACCCTGATTGATATGGTGGTAAGCTAAAAGTTCTGCCAAAGTATCTGCGGCAGACGTCACAGCCGGAGTTATAATTCTATTGTTTTTGTTCAACATAAAAGCAACCCTCCTAATGGTAATCTTCAATACCAAGGATAGATAAGGTGACGATCTCAGATTTCTCAACCGACAGCTCATCATATTCGTCATAACCTTCGAAAATAATTCGCCAATTAGCACCTATATCTACGGCAAATTGATATTGTCTATCTCCTTTTAGTCGGTGCAAACGAGCTGGAGGCAAATAGGAAATCTGTGTTAAATTTTCAGCAGCACTAAATTCACCTAAACGTTGCTGAATTTTTAAAGCTCGCTCCTTACCATAATGTTTAACAAGCTGACGCCTGTCACCTATTATTTTTGTTATTTTACTTGTTTCCCCATAAACTTCCATAACAGAATTATACCAAATCGGTATTGATTTATCAAATAGAACCCACTAGTTAACAAAAATTTACTATTTCTAATTGCAGAAAAAGCAACTGTCTATTTTCAAGGAGCCTTCTTATAATCTCACTTAAAAAATGGTCAGGGCGCCGTACGCTTCCTGACCTAGTCCTATACTTATATATTAACCCAGAATGAGATTACAGTCAATTCTTTTACTGTTATAGTAAGAGCTACTTCAATTTGTGCTTAGTACCCCAGCTATCACTTCTAAGGTAGAACGCTTAGTATTAGCCCTATTATTTGTGTTTTTTTCTAAAACAATATTTTCTGCATTATGAGTAGATTCGCTGAATACATCTATAAATCTACCTAGATTCTTCCAGATGTTTTCATTAATTTTGAACGTACTTAATTTGCCTTCATTATCTTTTAAATTTCTCAAAAACATCTGTTGTTCCGAGTTAAAGCCCATTTGATCTAACGAGTGGACAATCTTATAAAAGGCTTTTCCATTAATATTCTGGTCTAAGAAGTTTTTTCTATGCCCTAGCATATTGTCCATCAAAGTTTTCCTCAGCTCTAAAATATAAGTCGGCTGTTGTTCTAACTCTGTTACAGTTTTTAAGTCTTTATTATAGTATTCAACCATTTTCTTGAGAATTTCCACCTGATTATTGTTATAATCATTGATTAAACTCGTCGCTTCAGAAACTTCAATAAAAGCATCCTTTTTCAAAATTTTTCTTACTCTATTTTCGGCTTCCATAAAACTTAACTCATTCCCACTAGCTATGTTCCATAAAGTAGGAGCTGTTTTTTGTATAAATTTACCATTAACATCATTGAATTCTACTTGGAACAATAATAAGGATTCTTTGTGATTAAAGGAATAAGGGAAAAACTGAAACTCTCTATTTTTTGTAAAATCATCTCCAATTTTTTCATAAAAATCGCGGACACGTTCGCGTGCTTCAAACTCTGATACAGAAGCTAAAAGTTCATCTTGAATATTTTTCTCATCACTGTTACTCTCAGATAAACTTTCAACAAGACCTTTATAGCTTCCTTCATGAACAAAGGGTAACTTGAAGTCTCCTTCAGTGTCAGTAGCCGCTCCTTTTGCTTTATTTTCAAAGCGTTCTGAAAGTTTTAATTCAGCACTGATAATTTCTTCAGAAGGAAAAGCATAGACGCAAATTTTATTTTCACCCTTAATTTTTGGTCTGTCAATCCGCCCAATTCTCTGCTCCAAGCGCATTGGATTGTAGGGTAATTCAATAGTCATAATATGATCAGCATCTTGTAGATTTTGTCCTGTTGAAATAGCATCAGTCCCTATTAGAATCGAAATTTCCTTTTTATCAAAAAGTTCATATGATTTAGAAATAGGGGAAAATCGCCCCAAAACTTCCTTTTTGGTACTTTCGCCATGGTTAATACGGTTAGTACTGCCATGAATCATACCTATACCAGCTTCTAAAATCGCTTTATCTGCTATCATTTCTTGGAAGTAATTTTCCACAGTATCCGAAAACTCTGAAAAAATCAATACTTTTTCACCCTTAGAAATGATTTCTTTAATTTGGTCAATAATTATCTTTTGCTTCTCATCTTGTTTTGAAGTAATTCCCCATTGTTCAAGAATTTCATCTAAACTTTGAATGTCATTACTTGTATCTTCCAACATTTCTGTTAATAATGGAGTAAGTGTCTGTTCCGAAAGTTTTTCATCAATTAATCTGATACGATCACGTTGAGATTTGTTTAAGTCGATTTCATACTCTTCCAAATCACTACCAAAATCAAATCCTTCTTCAGAATCTGTAAAGTCTTCAGCGTAATCTTCATTTACTTTAGAGTAAAAATATTTTTTAACCTGTGTAAGAGTTTCATTTTGTAAATTCAAAATATCTTTTTGAAATAACTCTAACTTATTCTTGATATTTTCCAAACTTTTTCCAAAAGCAGCATTACTAGAATCTACTCTACGAAGCAACTGAAAACGTTGACGTAAGATAACATTACTTTCTTTATCTGAGCCAAAATACTGCCAAACTGTATCCTGGTATGGTAGCTTCAATTCAATTAAGCGCTCTAAAATTTCACTAAGAGATTGTGACACCTCTGGAGAATAGGTGATTGTAAATGGTTCTTCACTTTCCTCAAGGGGAAATTCTCGTCTTGGATATCTATCCGATAAATATTGGTCATTTGCCAAACTAGTTCTTGTACGTTGATAAAACAAATCTTTCCAAAATTCTACGTAAGCATTATGATTATAGTTTCCACTATCTTTAACATCATATAGTAACTTCTCACGATTAGTTAATATATAGTTATAATATTGACGTTGTTTTGGAACTTTATCAATATTTAAAAAGAGCAATCCCAAGCGAATAACATCCTCTCTGGAGTTATTCCACGGTGTAGCTGTTAACAATAATCCTCTAATTGTACGACTTTGAGTTCTTCTTGCGTAATGAATCATAGCTTGCATATTTTGGTAAGCCTTATTATTTTTACGTAGAAAACCTTCATGTGCCTCGTCAATAACAACTAAAGAGTACATTTCTGCATAGGAATGTATTTCTTCCTCAGTTAATCCAGTAAATTTTTGACGCGTGGTAATATCAATTCGAGAAAAGTCTCCTCCAACATTTCCAAGTTCATCTACCCACTGTTCCCTCAAACGATCATTCGCCAAAATTAATACCTTTCGTTTATCATTTTTTAGCAATAAATCTTGAAGATACAATTTGATGATACTAGCGGCTTCTAAGGTTTTTCCTAAACCGACTCCATCTGCTAGAACTTGAGTATCGAACTCTTTTAAAGCTTGGTAAACATGTAAAATTCCATAGAACTGATGGGCAAAATATTTCTTACCGTCTTTACGACTAGGATAAGGTAAATCTTGCTCAATCTCTTTTACCCGAGTAACCAGAGTTTCTGAAGCCTTTTTGCCAAAATATTTTCCTAAATTCCAATAAAAATATTCTACTGGAGTATAAATAATTTTAGGTTTTGAATAATGATCTTTTTGATATTCAAGATCACTCAGTAATTTATCTGCATAGGGCTCAGAGTATTCTGTCCACATTTCATCAAACCACTCCCTAATTGTAGGAAATGAATCCGCAGTAACCATATTTAATTCTCTATTAGCAACAAGGCCACCATAAGTAAAATTAGATGAGCCAATTAAGACACTGTTGCTGATGTATTCGTCAGAGGCCGAAAATAAATAGGCCTTACCATGTAAAAATGCGATATCAGCTCTAGAATGAGTTTCATAAAATTTTTCATCTACAAAAATTTTTACTTCAATACGCCCAGTCTTAATCCACTTGACTAACTCCTGATAAAATTGATTATCCAAAAAGAAAGACTCTGTACTGTAATCAACTGAGCCTTCAGCAATTCCTAAAACAGTTCGTGTATCAGTGTTTTTTGTATCATATTGATTACTTATTAAGAGCTCTATCTTATTTCTTTCTGAGCGCGCAAAGAACTGTCTAAAATCATCTTCTAGCTCAACAATTCCACTTAGTCGAAAATAACCACTGGCAATTCTTATTTTATTGCTATGTTCCATAAGACCACCGATAGCACCTCGCATGGTCCTCAACTTATTATCTATGCGATTTTCAGTACCAATTTCAGGAATATAATTATCTAATGCCATTATTCTCTCCTACACGTTTAATAAATTTTGAGACTGTTGCTCTATTTACACCATAATAACGAGCAATTTTATTAAAAGATAAGCCTGTTTTTCTCATCTCTAAGACTTCTGTTTTATATCTATACAGTTTATAAGTTGAAATTTCAGCTAGCCCTTTTGGCCTCCCTAAAATAACCCCTTCTGCCTTCTTTCTAGCTAATGCTTCTTTTGTACGCTGTGATATTAGGTTCCTTTCTATTTCAGCAGACAAGCCAAAGGCAAATGCTAAAACTTTAGAATTAATATTATTTCCTAATTCGTAACCCTCTTTAACAGTTAACAAAATGATTTCTTTTTCCATTAAATAGTTTAACAAAGACATAATCTGCAAAAGATTTCTTCCCAATCTAGATAATTCACTAATAATTAGGATGTCTCCCTTTTTCAATTGTTCAAGTAATTCTCCTAAAATACGTTCATTTGCCTTCTTTGTTCCACTGATTACCTCAGATGTCCACTCTTCAACCACCATTCCTCGTGTTTTTGCAAATTCTTCAATCTCAAATCTCTGATTTTCTACAGTTTGCTTATCTGTACTCACCCTTATATAACCATAAATCATTCCTTCACACCTGCTTTCTTAAAAGGAGCGATTATATTGAGCAACAAAAAATTCAATGCTCATTCAAAAATGATGAAAGTTGGTTGATTTTATCGCCTATAGAGCAATCGATTAAGCAAAAAATTGAGGCAGTCGGAACACCATTAAGAGATTGGGATATTCGGATTAATCGTGGTATTCTTACGGGTTACAATGAAGCATTTATCATTGATAAAAAGACACGTGATGAATTAATTAAAAAAGATCCCAAATCTGCCGAAATTATACGACCGATTTTAAGGGGCAAGGATATCAAACGATACTCATATGATTTTGCAGATAAATATCTTATTACAACTTATAATGAATATGCAGATGATAATGGAATAGTTCATCCATCAATTGATATAAAAGATTATCCTACTATAAAAGAACATTTAGACTATTACTGGCAACAGATTAATAAACGTCAGGATAAAGGAGATACCCCATATAATCTAAGAAGATGTGCATATATGGACGATTTCAATAAGCCTAAAATTGTATTTTCAAGAATCTCGGGTAATGAGCCTTGTTTTGCACTTGATAATGCTAGTTGTATGATGAACGATACTGCGTATATGATTCTTGGTGATAATCTAGAATATTTATTACACAAACTATGCTCACCTGAATATTGGTTTGCTTTTCGGCGGTTTTATATGGGAGGTGGAATTGAAAAGGAATTCAAACTCGATAATCTTAAGAATTTACCGATTCCTATGCCAAATAGTCAGGAATTAAGATTAACAAGTGAGGAAAGGCAGCTTATAAGTTTAGCAGATAACTCATAATAATTTTAGTTTACTGTTTCAATATACTCTATTTCTGTTGATGATAACTCAAAGATTGAATAAACAATATTATTAGTATTTTTATCAATTTTTTCTATATTGTCACCATTGCCACAAGAAATACGTTTGTTATATAGATTTTCTAAAAGTACTTCAATATCATCTGTCGGGATTGGTATACTTATATTTTTCATAAAATCGGGTCCTTTTCCCCCAGTAGAGTTAGCCCTAGACAAGATAAATTTATTAAATATAGTACTATTTAGTATAGTCAATAAATATATAAGGTGTTTCCCAGTGATTATGTAACACTTGTTATTTGTGACAATATTAGGCTCAACAATACAGGCATCCGTGTTGTTACTGATTTCCCGATATACAATCTTCTGTTTAGAAAAATCGTCCAATTTTTCTAAACTAATGTTGTTATCTAACTCTGTCCAATGATGCTGTTTTGACCCCGGTTTATCAGGGGTCCCTTCGCATTGCCCTCTCTGTCGTAGTTGATTTTCATATTGTGATAAGTAAGAATAGATAGCTGGATACTTTTTAGTAATAATTTCATTTATTCCCTTATATGCAGCAATAACGTAAAGTTTTGCCATCATATAGCTATATCTTTTAATATCACGGCCACGCAAAATCGGTCGTATTAATTCAGCAGTTCTTTGACGCTCATCGTCTGTTTGGCAATTCTCCAGAATTTCATTTCGTTTATCAGCGTTGATAATAAAGGCCTCATTAAAACCTGTTTTAATTCCATAATTAATGGAAATTTCCCAATTTTTTAGAGGTGTCCCTATAGATTCAATCTTTGATTTAATAGATTGTTCAATAGAGGACAAGATAATCCAGCTCTCGTTTCTAACATACGAAATTGATGCCTTGTTCTGCATGATATAATCGCTCATATTTTCTAATCGCTCTTTAGGATTATTTGAACGTTTACTTAGGTCAATGGCTTTTAATTTATTTTGATTAGTAGATTTTTCAAGTACCAATATACTGGTATCTACTGTTGCACCTCCAAACATTCCTGAACCAAGATTGACTAATAATAATGGATTTGTGCGTTCAAGGAAGAAGTTCCGCAATGTTTTTCCATATCCTGATCGTAGATACTTATTAGAAGTAATAAACCCAAGCAAACCATTTGGTTTCAGTAGATGAACACCCCTTTCAAAGAACAATCCATAAATGTCACCTCTCTTCTGGAAACTTTCAAATTCTCCTAAATTACTATAAAGACCTTGTTCTATATCTGAAAAATTGCCTTGCAGCTGAATGTATGGCGGATTACCAAATATAATATCAAAGCCTCCACTATAGTTGCCATTTTTATCAAAGAATACTTCAGGAAGATTAAACTCCAATACTTCCATATGTTTATCAACAAAAACGTTTTCTAAACTTTCTTTTGCATATTTTTTTGATCTGAGGTGTTCAGAAGCCATATCAGCAAAAATTTGTTGTAGTTTAGCTTTTACTTCAAAAAAATCATTGCTTTTTTTAGAGAGCCACTTTTTCTTCTCGGTATATAACTTAGCAATATCATCTTTATAAGCAGCAAACCATTCTAAT is a window from the Streptococcus criceti HS-6 genome containing:
- a CDS encoding helicase-related protein, translating into MALDNYIPEIGTENRIDNKLRTMRGAIGGLMEHSNKIRIASGYFRLSGIVELEDDFRQFFARSERNKIELLISNQYDTKNTDTRTVLGIAEGSVDYSTESFFLDNQFYQELVKWIKTGRIEVKIFVDEKFYETHSRADIAFLHGKAYLFSASDEYISNSVLIGSSNFTYGGLVANRELNMVTADSFPTIREWFDEMWTEYSEPYADKLLSDLEYQKDHYSKPKIIYTPVEYFYWNLGKYFGKKASETLVTRVKEIEQDLPYPSRKDGKKYFAHQFYGILHVYQALKEFDTQVLADGVGLGKTLEAASIIKLYLQDLLLKNDKRKVLILANDRLREQWVDELGNVGGDFSRIDITTRQKFTGLTEEEIHSYAEMYSLVVIDEAHEGFLRKNNKAYQNMQAMIHYARRTQSRTIRGLLLTATPWNNSREDVIRLGLLFLNIDKVPKQRQYYNYILTNREKLLYDVKDSGNYNHNAYVEFWKDLFYQRTRTSLANDQYLSDRYPRREFPLEESEEPFTITYSPEVSQSLSEILERLIELKLPYQDTVWQYFGSDKESNVILRQRFQLLRRVDSSNAAFGKSLENIKNKLELFQKDILNLQNETLTQVKKYFYSKVNEDYAEDFTDSEEGFDFGSDLEEYEIDLNKSQRDRIRLIDEKLSEQTLTPLLTEMLEDTSNDIQSLDEILEQWGITSKQDEKQKIIIDQIKEIISKGEKVLIFSEFSDTVENYFQEMIADKAILEAGIGMIHGSTNRINHGESTKKEVLGRFSPISKSYELFDKKEISILIGTDAISTGQNLQDADHIMTIELPYNPMRLEQRIGRIDRPKIKGENKICVYAFPSEEIISAELKLSERFENKAKGAATDTEGDFKLPFVHEGSYKGLVESLSESNSDEKNIQDELLASVSEFEARERVRDFYEKIGDDFTKNREFQFFPYSFNHKESLLLFQVEFNDVNGKFIQKTAPTLWNIASGNELSFMEAENRVRKILKKDAFIEVSEATSLINDYNNNQVEILKKMVEYYNKDLKTVTELEQQPTYILELRKTLMDNMLGHRKNFLDQNINGKAFYKIVHSLDQMGFNSEQQMFLRNLKDNEGKLSTFKINENIWKNLGRFIDVFSESTHNAENIVLEKNTNNRANTKRSTLEVIAGVLSTN
- a CDS encoding HigA family addiction module antitoxin; this translates as MLNKNNRIITPAVTSAADTLAELLAYHHINQGDFAERIGVSQKHVSDLLNRKKFLTADLAVRVEQVTGLSAEFLLRLDIAYKLAHHKENDSGHSDKFLQAYDWVV
- a CDS encoding type II toxin-antitoxin system RelE/ParE family toxin, which codes for MEVYGETSKITKIIGDRRQLVKHYGKERALKIQQRLGEFSAAENLTQISYLPPARLHRLKGDRQYQFAVDIGANWRIIFEGYDEYDELSVEKSEIVTLSILGIEDYH
- a CDS encoding master DNA invertase Mpi family serine-type recombinase, which codes for MIYGYIRVSTDKQTVENQRFEIEEFAKTRGMVVEEWTSEVISGTKKANERILGELLEQLKKGDILIISELSRLGRNLLQIMSLLNYLMEKEIILLTVKEGYELGNNINSKVLAFAFGLSAEIERNLISQRTKEALARKKAEGVILGRPKGLAEISTYKLYRYKTEVLEMRKTGLSFNKIARYYGVNRATVSKFIKRVGENNGIR
- a CDS encoding TaqI-like C-terminal specificity domain-containing protein; translated protein: MILSPIEQSIKQKIEAVGTPLRDWDIRINRGILTGYNEAFIIDKKTRDELIKKDPKSAEIIRPILRGKDIKRYSYDFADKYLITTYNEYADDNGIVHPSIDIKDYPTIKEHLDYYWQQINKRQDKGDTPYNLRRCAYMDDFNKPKIVFSRISGNEPCFALDNASCMMNDTAYMILGDNLEYLLHKLCSPEYWFAFRRFYMGGGIEKEFKLDNLKNLPIPMPNSQELRLTSEERQLISLADNS